A single window of Nicotiana sylvestris chromosome 3, ASM39365v2, whole genome shotgun sequence DNA harbors:
- the LOC104233090 gene encoding ethylene-responsive transcription factor WIN1, translated as MVQAKKFRGVRQRHWGSWVAEIRHPLLKRRVWLGTFETAEEAARAYDEAAVLMSGRNAKTNFPVAAPNESGKDNNTNIVNSSFSGSSSSASSLSAILSAKLRKCCKSPSPSLTCLRLDTESSSIGVWQKRAGARPDSSWVMTVELGKKKINDNEPTLEGEQEKDIVTTSIPETSVEKLEGEERGMNEEERMALQMIEELLNRN; from the exons ATGGTACAGGCAAAGAAGTTCAGAGGTGTCAGGCAACGCCATTGGGGTTCTTGGGTTGCTGAGATTCGTCACCCTTTGCT GAAGAGGAGAGTGTGGCTGGGAACTTTTGAAACAGCGGAAGAAGCGGCCCGAGCGTACGATGAGGCTGCTGTTCTAATGAGTGGACGTAATGCCAAAACAAACTTCCCAGTGGCAGCACCTAATGAAAGCGGAAAAGACAACAACACTAATATTGTTAATTCGTCATTCTCTGGATCATCGTCATCAGCATCATCGCTTTCTGCTATTCTTAGCGCAAAACTTCGAAAGTGCTGTAAATCGCCTTCTCCATCTCTCACTTGCCTTAGGCTTGACACAGAGAGTTCCAGTATTGGAGTGTGGCAGAAGCGAGCTGGGGCTCGGCCTGATTCTAGCTGGGTAATGACTGTTGAActtggaaaaaagaaaataaatgacaACGAACCAACCCTAGAGGGGGAGCAAGAAAAAGATATAGTAACTACTTCAATTCCAGAGACTTCAGTGGAGAAATTAGAAGGCGAAGAACGTGGCATGAATGAAGAAGAACGAATGGCGCTGCAGATGATTGAGGAACTCCTAAACAGGAATTAA